A single region of the Lactobacillus xylocopicola genome encodes:
- a CDS encoding PTS system mannose/fructose/N-acetylgalactosamine-transporter subunit IIB: MNIVGARVDERLVHGQVANLWTPKLQVERIIVLDEAAAQDDIQKSGLRMATPMTTRLSVLPTEVAADHLKNNRYGKQRVFIVSKRPEKFLDLVNDGVELDTINVGNMSKGDDTTELTKQVNITAADAKVFKQIADQGVKLIAQVNPSVDAHDLMKLIDEKMK; the protein is encoded by the coding sequence ATGAATATTGTGGGTGCAAGAGTTGATGAGCGCTTGGTTCATGGCCAGGTAGCCAATCTTTGGACACCGAAGTTGCAGGTAGAACGAATTATCGTTCTTGATGAAGCTGCAGCTCAGGATGATATCCAAAAGAGTGGTCTGAGAATGGCTACACCAATGACAACTAGATTAAGTGTCTTACCAACAGAAGTTGCTGCTGATCATTTGAAGAATAATCGCTATGGTAAGCAGCGGGTGTTCATTGTTAGCAAGCGGCCAGAAAAATTTCTGGATTTGGTCAATGATGGTGTTGAGCTTGATACGATCAATGTTGGTAATATGTCAAAGGGAGACGACACTACCGAGTTGACCAAACAAGTTAATATCACGGCGGCTGACGCGAAAGTTTTTAAGCAGATTGCTGACCAAGGCGTGAAGCTAATTGCTCAGGTTAATCCGAGCGTTGATGCACACGACTTGATGAAGCTGATTGATGAAAAGATGAAGTAG